In Flammeovirgaceae bacterium 311, one DNA window encodes the following:
- a CDS encoding lysophospholipase (COG2755 Lysophospholipase L1 and related esterases) — MGAGCKKDAPQPAAPAAPEPDQANIATYLALGDSYTIGHGVQPAERYPVQLAKALREKGVAIEDPTIIATTGWTTADLKNGIAATGIAGNTYDLVSLLIGVNNQYQGRSPQEYRREFTELLLQSINYAGGNKENVFVLSIPDWGYTPFGRSRQTSISAEIDEFNIINKQITDSVGVSYYNITPISRNGLSDPSLVASDGLHPSGKMYSQWVDLILKSVQKKLVQ; from the coding sequence ATGGGTGCAGGCTGCAAAAAAGATGCTCCACAACCGGCTGCTCCTGCTGCTCCAGAACCTGATCAGGCAAATATAGCCACCTATCTTGCACTGGGTGATTCTTATACCATTGGACACGGGGTTCAGCCGGCAGAACGTTATCCTGTACAACTGGCAAAGGCCCTGAGGGAAAAGGGAGTAGCGATAGAAGACCCGACCATCATTGCCACCACCGGCTGGACAACCGCAGACCTTAAAAACGGGATAGCTGCTACAGGCATTGCCGGAAATACTTATGATTTGGTTTCTTTGCTCATAGGTGTGAACAACCAGTACCAGGGGAGAAGCCCGCAGGAGTATAGGCGGGAGTTTACTGAACTATTGCTGCAATCCATAAACTATGCAGGGGGCAACAAGGAAAATGTATTTGTGCTCTCTATTCCTGATTGGGGCTATACGCCCTTTGGCAGGAGCAGGCAAACTTCCATTAGTGCGGAAATCGACGAGTTCAACATCATAAATAAGCAGATCACAGATTCTGTTGGTGTAAGCTATTACAACATCACCCCTATTTCCCGTAACGGCCTGTCAGATCCCTCGCTGGTTGCTTCCGACGGGCTGCATCCTTCGGGCAAAATGTACAGCCAGTGGGTAGACCTTATCCTGAAAAGTGTGCAGAAAAAGCTAGTGCAGTAG